One Pochonia chlamydosporia 170 chromosome 5, whole genome shotgun sequence DNA segment encodes these proteins:
- a CDS encoding chitin synthase D (similar to Aspergillus terreus NIH2624 XP_001216378.1): protein MSLPERPGGSPVYEHRNVYRNSPSRRPRPNDIETGFQPVPRAGHERGKSVSSYAETISNPNVNTETLPLSPTNPAASPPPHSPDQPFTRKRSLIRPERNRIGKDHRNYHYHRHAANMETMPSSTGNDPILENVDGSTEQSGGSQTHGSFADSSPSRHHRSRKTSGGDQEKGNAHVKSHPHRSKSGKITKESRHSKHGKSRKNPAMAEQIRPPSAWNVYCAIVTFWCPDFMLKCCGKPTKAQRRAWREKMGLISIILVIMAIVGFLTFGFTATVCSAPPERLRVNKVTGGYMIFHGVAYDLSSSHHPPAEGIPLRQDRTGANVLFDLPEKHAGQDGSFLFQNVNGHCKGLINKAPNSDVPTNNNGELAWYYPCTTFNQDGSTRPNFTNPYYLGYACHTSSNARNAFYLGLKGAADVYFTWDDIRNSSRNLIVYSGSVLDLNLLNWFNETEITVPDRFKILRDQDSAVNRAIRGRDVTRMFQSSGDKQVAQCLEEITRVGFVDTETVGCIASKVVLYCALILILSVVGTRFVLALIFQWFISRKYAASKTSQTSDRRKRAKQIEDWSEDIYRAPPRLPGDVGSSAMGSDRTSKRGSSFLPTTSRFSAVYGSDQPTRARRQPTTMASQGPGSSLLNPNSIYRQANDSRASFLRSDPYSSAASPSDGPGPAGFIHDAVVPQPPSDWMPFGFPLAHTMCLVTAYSEGAEGIRTTLDSIAMTDYPNSHKAIVVICDGIIKGKGEAVSTPDVCLGMMKDHSTPPEMVESFSYVAVASGSKRHNMAKVYCGFYDYGNKSRIPVDKQQRVPMMLIVKCGTPDEADKAKPGNRGKRDSQIILMSFLQKVMFDERMTELEYEMFNGLWKVTGISPDYYEIVLMVDADTKVFPDSLTHMVSAMVKDPEIMGLCGETKIANKRDSWVTAIQVFEYFISHHLAKSFESVFGGVTCLPGCFCMYRIKAPKGGQNYWVPILANPDVVEHYSENVVETLHEKNLYLLGEDRYLTTLMLRTFPKRKQVFVPQAVCKTTVPDKFMVLLSQRRRWINSTVHNLMELILVRDLCGTFCFSMQFVVFVELVGTLVLPAAIAFTFYVVITSIIHSPPQIIPLVLLALILGLPGLLILVTAHSWSYVVWMLIYLVSLPIWNFVLPTYAFWKFDDFSWGDTRKTAGDKVKKGGIEYQGEFDSSKITMKRWAEFEREKRAKSAYFGSRENVVGGHGSWALPPSHSQADGYYSDA, encoded by the exons ATGTCACTCCCGGAGCGACCGGGCGGCAGTCCGGTCTACGAACATCGCAATGTCTACCGAAACTCGCCTTCACGACGCCCTCGCCCTAATGATATAGAGACTGGCTTTCAACCTGTGCCAAGAGCAGGACATGAACGTGGGAAATCCGTATCCTCTTACGCCGAGACTATTTCCAACCCTAATGTCAATACAGAGACGCTCCCTCTGTCACCGACGAATCCTGCGGCCTCCCCCCCGCCGCACAGCCCCGACCAACCTTTTACGCGCAAAAGGAGTCTGATTCGGCCGGAGCGAAATAGGATCGGAAAGGATCACAGAAACTACCACTACCACAGGCATGCCGCCAATATGGAGACCATGCCCTCGTCCACGGGCAACGATCCCATCTTGGAGAATGTCGACGGCTCTACCGAACAATCGGGTGGCTCGCAAACCCACGGCAGCTTCGCAGATAGCTCTCCATCTCGACATCACCGGAGTCGGAAGACGAGTGGTGGTGACCAGGAGAAGGGTAATGCTCACGTTAAATCACATCCTCATCGCAGCAAGTCTGGCAAAATTACCAAGGAAAGTAGGCACAGCAAGCACGGCAAGTCGCGCAAGAACCCTGCCATGGCCGAGCAGATTAGACCTCCGAGTGCTTGGAACGTTTACTGCGCCATTGTCACCTTCTGGTGCCCAGACTTCATGTTGAAGTGCTGCGGAAAACCTACAAAGGCTCAGCGCCGAGCCTGGAGAGAGAAGATGGGCCTGATAAGTATCATTCttgtcatcatggccattgTTGGTTTCCTCACCTTTGGATTCACCGCTACCGTGTGCAGTGCTCCTCCCGAGAGATTGAGAGTCAACAAGGTAACTGGCGGCTACATGATCTTTCACGGTGTTGCGTATGACTTGTCAAGCTCCCATCATCCTCCCGCTGAAGGCATTCCCCTCCGACAAGATCGTACGGGTGCCAACGTTTTGTTCGACTTGCCCGAGAAACACGCAGGTCAGGATGGCAGCTTTCTCTTCCAAAACGTCAATGGCCACTGCAAGGGACTCATCAACAAGGCACCAAACTCGGATGTGCCTACCAACAACAACGGCGAGTTGGCCTGGTACTATCCCTGCACAACCTTCAACCAGGATGGTTCGACACGCCCCAATTTCACCAACCCGTATTATCTGGGCTATGCCTGTCACACTAGTTCGAATGCTCGAAATGCCTTTTATCTTGGTCTGAAGGGAGCAGCCGATGTCTACTTCACCTGGGATGACATTCGCAACAGCTCTCGCAATTTGATTGTCTACTCTGGCAGTGTGCTCGATCTCAATCTGCTTAACTGGTTCAACGAGACGGAGATTACGGTCCCCGATCGCTTCAAAATTTTGCGAGACCAGGACAGCGCAGTCAACAGGGCTATTCGAGGACGTGACGTAACGCGCATGTTCCAGTCTTCTGGCGACAAGCAGGTTGCTCAGTGTCTTGAAGAAATCACCCGAGTTGGATTTGTCGATACGGAGACTGTCGGCTGTATAGCGTCCAAGGTCGTACTTTACTGCGCTCTTATCCTGATTCTTTCTGTTGTCGGAACGCGTTTTGTTCTGGCCTTGATTTTCCAGTGGTTTATCAGCCGCAAATACGCAGCCTCAAAGACGTCGCAAACCTCGGACCGTAGAAAGCGTGCCAAGCAGATTGAGGACTGGTCCGAGGACATTTATCgcgctcctcctcgactGCCAGGCGATGTTGGTAGCTCTGCCATGGGTTCCGACCGAACCAGCAAGCGAGGCTCGTCTTTCTTACCAACCACCTCGCGATTCTCTGCAGTCTACGGATCCGACCAACCTACCAGAGCCAGACGGCAGCCTacaaccatggccagccaaggtCCCGGCAGCTCTCTGCTCAACCCTAATTCCATTTATAGACAAGCCAACGATAGCCGTGCCAGCTTCCTGCGCTCCGACCCTTACTCCAGTGCTGCCAGCCCCTCCGATGGCCCTGGCCCTGCAGGTTTTATTCACGATGCTGTCGTGCCTCAGCCACCGTCTGACTGGATGCCATTTGGTTTCCCCCTTGCTCACACTATGTGCTTGGTTACTGCTTACTCGGAAGGCGCCGAGGGTATCCGCACCACTCTCGACTCTATTGCCATGACCGACTACCCCAACAGCCACAAGGCTATCGTTGTTATTTGCGACGGTATTATTAAGGGTAAGGGCGAGGCGGTCTCTACCCCGGACGTCTGCTTGGGCATGATGAAGGATCACTCCACGCCCCCAGAGATGGTTGAGTCATTCTCCTATGTGGCTGTTGCCAGCGGGTCGAAGCGCcacaacatggccaaggtctACTGCGGATTCTACGATTACGGTAATAAGAGCCGTATCCCGGTTGACAAGCAGCAGCGTGTGCCCATGATGCTCATTGTCAAATGCGGTACTCCGGACGAGGctgacaaggccaagcctGGTAACCGTGGCAAGCGAGACAGTCAAATCATTCTGATGTCGTTCCTGCAAAAGGTCATGTTTGACGAGCGAATGACGGAGCTGGAGTACGAAATGTTCAATGGTCTTTGGAAGGTCACGGGAATCTCACCCGATTACTACGAAATCGTCCTCATGGTTGACGCCGACACCAAGGTATTCCCCGACAGTTTGACGCACATGGTGTCTGCCATGGTCAAAGACCCCGAGATCATGGGCTTGTGTGGTGAGaccaagattgccaacaaGCGAGACAGCTGGGTCACTGCCATTCAGGTGTTTGAGTACTTCATTTCCCACCACTTGGCCAAGTCGTTTGAGTCagtctttggtggtgttaCGTGTTTGCCTGGTTGCTTCTGCATGTACCGTATCAAGGCGCCCAAGGGCGGTCAGAACTACTGGGTGCCCATTCTCGCCAATCCAGACGTTGTGGAGCACTACTCTGAGAATGTGGTTGAAACGTTGCATGAGAAGAACTTGTACTTGCTTGGTGAGGATCGATACCTGACGACTCTGATGCTGCGCACGTTCCCAAAGCGAAAGCAGGTGTTTGTGCCTCAAGCTGTGTGCAAGACGACGGTACCCGACAAGTTTATGGTTCTGCTCTCTCAACGCCGTCGCTGGATCAACTCGACTGTTCACAACCTTATGGAGCTTATTCTGGTTCGAGACTTGTGCGGTACATTCTGCTTCAGCATGCAGTTTGTTGTCTTTGTAGAACTTGTGGGCACGCTGGTGCTGCCGGCTGCTATTGCTTTTACCTTCTATGTTG TCATCACCTCCATTATAcactcaccaccacaaatcATTCCCCTAGTGTTACTTGCCCTCATCCTCGGTCTACCAGgtctcctcatcctcgtcacaGCCCACTCATGGTCCTACGTCGTCTGGATGTTAATCTACCTGGTTTCGCTACCCATCTGGAACTTTGTGCTCCCGACATATGCCTTCTGGAAGTTTGACGACTTCTCATGGGGCGACACGCGTAAGACGGCAGgagacaaagtcaagaaGGGCGGCATCGAATACCAGGGCGAATTCGACAGCAGTAAGATTACCATGAAGCGATGGGCCGAATTTGAGCGCGAAAAGCGCGCCAAGTCCGCCTACTTTGGGTCACGGGAGAACGTGGTAGGCGGCCATGGCAGTTGGGCTTTACCGCCTAGTCATTCTCAAGCGGATGGTTATTATTCTGACGCGTAA
- a CDS encoding serine/threonine-protein kinase plo1 (similar to Verticillium alfalfae VaMs.102 XP_003003537.1), producing MAHRLAATKGGVDLEALSPRDANAQRLPKATENKVKTAAQLRAAKDKEHPPPPPPEVFEPCSSDRPDGATYQVGKLLGKGGFAIAYSGLHVATKQKYALKIVKSKMPPKMEQKFQTELQIHSKMKHKNIVQFFRAFSFDNCAYLVLEQCNNGSLMDMVKRRKGITEPEVRFYSVQITGAIKYMHAKGIIHRDLKMGNIFLDSHMNAKIGDFGLAALVVTGRDMQTIRRTTLCGTPNYIAPEILEKGKKGHDHMVDIWSLGIIMFAMLTSKPPFQSSTTDEIYRRARERDYEWPTSETSQKYISQEAKDLVATMLEDADRRPEPDDIIQHPFFTCGYMPTDIDMSYRLRELPPERQEFYATRMGSSMQATSYRNLKEMCRESGIGPWSDAKVIHSQVWKEMAQEEKVGLTPTIPLAENIVYRPFDDWLREHMPQRSKFSNSVGPHTTQVAPITEEPQNNAQKTSLGLLRQPPQSFAAQQRAQSRPTASSSTTKSNPPVDPALTASQSVRGSLRREVIRDTASKGLSEGSHKSARGSTRTGLPTTRSAPSLQVVERAATMTSAPLQPLKRSNSQSIRSTTLFAPSEKTEGIAGSKPDIILERLRKLQAELERALNSRTMAIISSKTVSPPHPHVVVKWVDYTNKFGLGYILNDGSVGCVLRDIPTTEGSKTVMLPPAGIFIRGAEKHILRREDKSYFDRSQPVPMTEAIKFFENNGESGLAEVNVSPEQFRVSIGDDGTAGKMNPGKDIYQHRKRERIILWKKFANYMIAYGRDENLPVEETEGQGVMSPGAKGTMAELVTFYQRFGDVGCWVFCDGHLQFNFPDHTKIVLDATGTWCHFWHLPQDAAERLASTGTIGAAALDDRATLSYPLQTLLNFQSRSSSRSASTRKRPEIDPEVQGIPAANDFRRKIEFIKNVVKEWVSNGGLGNSSMSRESRLRWTGFRELVNTTIPQKHVWVTIGARWGDQRLSTLVDPRKPWELGEEEVDSSKK from the exons ATGGCCCATAGGTTGGCGGCGACCAAAGGCGGCGTTGATCTCGAGGCTTTGTCTCCTAGAGATGCCAACGCCCAACGATTGCCCAAAGCTACGGAAAACAAAGTCAAGACGGCAGCACAACTTCGAGCTGCAAAAGACAAGGAgcatcctccgcctccgcctcccgAAGTCTTTGAGCCATGTAGCTCCGATCGCCCAGATGGAGCTACCTACCAAGTAGGCAAGCTGTTAGGGAAAGGTGGTTTCGCCATTGCCTACAGCGGCTTGCACGTAGCAACCAAGCAAAAATATGCTTTGAAGATTGTCAAGAGCAAAATGCCTCCAAAGATGGAGCAAAAA TTTCAAACCGAGCTTCAAATACACTCCAAAATGAAGCACAAGAACATTGTCCAGTTCTTTCGGGCCTTTTCTTTCGACAACTGCGCATATCTCGTCCTAGAACAATGCAACAACGGCTCATTGATGGATATGGTCAAGCGCCGCAAGGGGATCACCGAACCCGAAGTTCGCTTCTACTCTGTTCAAATCACTGGAGCAATCAAATATATGCACGCCAAAGGCATCATTCACCGTGACCTGAAGATGGGCAATATCTTTTTAGATTCTCACATGAACGCCAAGATTGGTGACTTTGGATTAGCAGCTTTGGTTGTTACTGGTAGGGACATGCAAACCATTCGCCGTACAACGCTCTGCGGAACGCCCAACTACATTGCCCCTGAAATCTTGGAAAAGGGTAAGAAGGGGCACGACCACATGGTCGACATTTGGAGCTTGGGAATTATCAT GTTCGCTATGCTCACATCAAAACCTCCGTTCCAATCCTCCACTACGGATGAGATTTACCGCCGAGCCAGGGAGAGAGATTACGAGTGGCCGACCAGCGAAACGTCTCAAAAGTACATTAGCCAGGAGGCTAAAGATTTGGTCGCCACTATGCTGGAGGACGCGGACCGTCGCCCTGAGCCGGACGATATTATTCAACACCCATTCTTCACCTGTGGGTACATGCCCACAGACATCGACATGAGCTACCGGCTCCGTGAACTACCGCCGGAGCGGCAGGAGTTTTATGCCACTCGAATGGGCAGCTCTATGCAGGCTACTTCCTACCGAAATTTGAAAGAAATGTGCCGGGAGAGTGGAATTGGTCCCTGGTCTGACGCCAAGGTCATCCACTCGCAAGTTTGGAAAGAGATGGCACAAGAGGAGAAGGTTGGCCTGACTCCCACGATTCCACTTGCCGAGAACATAGTGTATCGACCATTTGACGACTGGTTGCGAGAACATATGCCGCAAAGGAGCAAGTTCTCAAACTCAGTCGGCCCTCACACCACGCAAGTAGCACCAATTACGGAGGAACCGCAAAATAATGCCCAGAAGACATCTTTAGGTCTGCTGAGGCAGCCTCCCCAGAGCTTTGCTGCTCAGCAGCGAGCTCAAAGCAGACCTactgcatcttcatctaCCACCAAATCGAATCCTCCTGTCGACCCTGCCCTGACAGCTAGCCAAAGTGTACGGGGGTCATTGCGCCGAGAAGTTATTCGGGACACAGCCTCAAAGGGACTTTCAGAAGGATCTCACAAGAGTGCCCGCGGCTCTACCCGTACAGGTCTTCCAACAACACGTTCAGCCCCGAGTCTGCAGGTTGTTGAGCGGGCAGCCACCATGACATCTGCTCCATTACAACCACTCAAGAGGTCAAACTCACAATCCATTCGGTCGACGACTCTCTTCGCCCCGTCCGAGAAGACAGAGGGCATTGCTGGTTCAAAGCCAGACATTATCCTTGAGCGACTGAGAAAATTGCAAGCAGAATTGGAGAGGGCATTGAACTCACGGACCATGGCCATTATTTCCTCCAAGACTGTATCACCTCCTCACCCGCACGTAGTGGTCAAATGGGTCGACTATACCAACAAGTTTGGGCTTGGTTATATTTTGAATGACGGCAGCGTTGGATGTGTATTGAGAGATATTCCAACTACCGAGGGCAGCAAAACCGTCATGCTGCCACCAGCGGGAATTTTCATTCGAGGCGCCGAAAAACATATTCTCCGTCGGGAGGATAAATCCTACTTTGACCGGAGCCAGCCGGTTCCCATGACAGAGGCAATCAAGTTTTTTGAAAATAACGGCGAGAGTGGCCTGGCCGAAGTCAACGTTTCGCCCGAGCAGTTTCGGGTGTCTATTGGCGACGACGGCACGGCTGGTAAGATGAATCCGGGCAAGGACATTTATCAGCATCGCAAGCGGGAGAGAATCATTCTCTGGAAGAAGTTTGCCAACTACATGATTGCCTATGGCAGAGACGAAAACCTCCCTGTTGAAGAGACTGAGGGGCAAGGAGTCATGTCGCCAGGGGCCAAAGGCACAATGGCGGAGCTCGTAACCTTTTACCAGAGGTTTGGAGATGTCGGCTGCTGGGTGTTTTGTGACGGGCATCTTCAGTTCAACTTTCCTGATCACACCAAGATTGTACTGGATGCCACTGGCACTTGGTGTCACTTTTGGCATCTCCCCCAGGACGCTGCGGAAAGGCTGGCGTCCACAGGCACGATAGGCGCAGCGGCCCTGGACGACCGCGCAACGCTGTCGTATCCATTGCAGACGCTGCTCAACTTCCAAAGCAGGTCGTCTAGCCGCTCGGCCAGCACTCGCAAACGACCCGAGATTGATCCCGAAGTCCAAGGCATTCCCGCCGCCAACGACTTTCGACGCAAGATTGAGTTTATCAAGAATGTCGTCAAAGAATGGGTTTCCAATGGTGGTCTTGGAAACAGCTCCATGAGCAGAGAGTCTCGCCTACGGTGGACAGGATTCCGAGAGCTGGTCAACACAACAATTCCCCAGAAGCACGTCTGGGTCACGATTGGTGCTCGTTGGGGAGACCAGCGATTGTCAACACTTGTCGATCCCCGCAAACCCTGGGAATTGggtgaagaagaggttgACAGCTCCAAGAAATGA